One stretch of Candidatus Bathyarchaeia archaeon DNA includes these proteins:
- a CDS encoding diphthine--ammonia ligase, which produces MAVLFSGGKDSCYALWYAFHQGWRVQCLITVRSANPESYLFHYPNVRWVEAQAKALRLPVRFIDSSGVRNEEVNELLRGLKRILREVAFTGLVSGVIASDYQRSRVDRLCEELGLASLNPLWKKDPYLLLWEELEAGFEMIVTACMAMGLGREWLGSKLTTKSVLRLKALSERYGFNPAFEGGEGETFVLDAPFFHEKLRVVKHKTIWEGSSGRYVIEDLQAMAKPSTHASARRRSTASWA; this is translated from the coding sequence GTGGCGGTTCTTTTCAGCGGTGGAAAGGACAGTTGTTACGCTTTATGGTACGCGTTCCACCAGGGCTGGCGGGTTCAATGTTTAATCACGGTTCGCTCAGCCAACCCGGAGTCTTATCTGTTTCACTACCCGAATGTGAGGTGGGTTGAGGCGCAGGCTAAGGCGTTGAGGCTTCCGGTCAGGTTCATCGACTCCTCAGGCGTGAGGAACGAGGAGGTTAACGAGCTACTTCGAGGCTTAAAGAGAATTCTTCGGGAGGTGGCGTTTACCGGCCTCGTCTCAGGCGTGATCGCCAGCGACTACCAGAGGTCTAGGGTGGATCGTCTATGCGAGGAGTTGGGGTTGGCCAGCCTTAACCCTCTGTGGAAAAAAGACCCGTACCTGCTGCTTTGGGAGGAGTTGGAGGCTGGGTTCGAGATGATCGTTACAGCTTGTATGGCAATGGGGTTGGGCCGTGAGTGGTTGGGGTCTAAGCTGACTACTAAAAGCGTTTTGAGGCTGAAGGCTTTAAGCGAGAGATATGGGTTTAACCCAGCCTTCGAGGGTGGGGAGGGTGAAACGTTTGTTTTAGACGCCCCGTTTTTCCATGAAAAGCTGCGTGTGGTGAAGCATAAGACTATCTGGGAGGGCTCCTCGGGGCGATATGTGATCGAGGATCTTCAAGCCATGGCTAAACCGTCTACTCACGCTTCGGCGAGGAGGCGTTCCACGGCGTCTTGGGCTTGA
- a CDS encoding GNAT family N-acetyltransferase, whose translation MSLKVKSAEPGDLPKALRLLNLAFPEQDNLYYLTGDPGYKLERTKLLLKGRQAVGVLQIFERKLRWESGLKRVGCVGNLTVHPNHRGKGYASKLLEEAVDYMRDEGFHYSILFTRIPGFYERFGWRRVPLTLTSGSLKNGSENFKLKGAIRRFRADTDLKPLLKVYNRFNEQRWGTVVRTEPLWRSELKWLFDEDLNRFLVYEEEAVGSYIRCHINRPYIMEFGFEKGCENSLRALIHRCASTFKIMYGEDRIYLPVLKDPKIDGYLKSQLTHVRDCPLSEIGLDQLLIKGLNNDVEEKVLNRIFFWYPDHF comes from the coding sequence TTGAGCCTGAAAGTTAAGTCCGCTGAGCCTGGCGACTTGCCAAAAGCGTTAAGGCTCCTAAACCTGGCGTTCCCGGAGCAAGACAACCTATACTACTTGACAGGCGATCCGGGATACAAGCTAGAGCGTACAAAGCTTCTTTTAAAGGGAAGACAGGCTGTGGGGGTGCTTCAAATATTTGAGAGAAAGTTGCGGTGGGAGAGTGGTTTAAAACGAGTGGGCTGCGTGGGTAACCTGACAGTGCACCCGAATCATCGCGGTAAAGGCTACGCCTCCAAGCTCTTGGAGGAAGCTGTAGACTACATGCGTGATGAAGGTTTTCACTACTCAATACTGTTTACGCGGATCCCAGGGTTCTATGAAAGGTTTGGGTGGAGAAGGGTTCCCCTCACGCTTACCTCAGGATCCTTGAAAAACGGTTCAGAGAATTTTAAGCTGAAAGGAGCTATCAGAAGGTTCCGCGCAGACACCGACTTGAAACCCCTGTTAAAAGTATACAATCGCTTCAATGAGCAAAGATGGGGAACGGTGGTGAGAACTGAGCCGCTGTGGAGGAGTGAGCTTAAATGGCTTTTCGACGAGGATCTCAATCGATTCCTAGTCTACGAGGAAGAGGCTGTGGGCTCCTACATTAGATGCCACATAAATCGCCCATACATCATGGAGTTTGGTTTTGAAAAAGGCTGTGAAAACTCCTTGCGAGCCTTGATCCATCGATGCGCATCAACGTTCAAGATAATGTATGGCGAGGATCGAATTTATCTCCCAGTGTTAAAGGATCCGAAGATAGACGGTTATTTGAAGTCTCAGCTGACACATGTTAGGGATTGCCCTCTAAGCGAAATAGGCCTCGACCAACTGTTGATAAAGGGCCTAAACAACGATGTCGAGGAAAAGGTTCTAAACCGAATATTCTTCTGGTACCCTGACCACTTTTAA